A single Brassica rapa cultivar Chiifu-401-42 chromosome A04, CAAS_Brap_v3.01, whole genome shotgun sequence DNA region contains:
- the LOC103863335 gene encoding protein STRICTOSIDINE SYNTHASE-LIKE 10 — protein sequence MCVRPSAPELEHVCGRPLGLRFDKKTSDLYIADAYFGLLVVDLRVQALETRQFLAAVLDVDKTGRSPSSVCSASGFPRQHQKKLKWRILGRLRNAFSRNSHSLKTWFRDSVLRLPISGGRPHATALKLSESGEVLEVFEDKEGKRLS from the exons ATGTGCGTTCGTCCTTCTGCGCCAGAGTTGGAGCATGTGTGTGGAAGGCCATTAGGTTTGCGTTTCGATAAAAAAACCAGTGATCTTTACATAGCGGATGCCTATTTTGGCCTTCTTGTTGTGGACCTGCGG GTACAAGCACTAGAAACAAGGCAATTCTTGGCTGCTGTTTTGGACGTGGACAAGACAGGAAG GAGCCCAAGCAGTGTTTGCTCCGCTTCCGGGTTTCCCAGACAACATCAGAAGAAACTCAAATGGAGAATTCTGGGTCGCTTAAGAAATGCCTTTTCGCGAAACTCTCACTCACTCAAGACTTGGTTCAGAGATTCGGTGCTGAGACTTCCAATCAGTGGAGGAAGACCTCATGCAACAGCTTTGAAGCTGAGTGAATCAGGAGAAGTTTTAGAGGTCTTTGAGGATAAAGAAGGAAAGAGATTGAGTTGA